In Pengzhenrongella sicca, a single genomic region encodes these proteins:
- a CDS encoding PilN domain-containing protein, with amino-acid sequence MKAREAAAMAPAYPQVNLLPPEIRAARTLRGVKRNLAISLVLVLAVCATGFGLSAMTASTAAAELATARDDTARLTAEQQTYAEVPQVLSSLGTAKAARQLAMSTEVLWKGYLDAITAVLPTDVRIESYQVTGATAMEAAPVPADPLQGQSVGQITFTGSTPSQPDTAAWLDALDSIPGFADAWFTGATLTASESGESSYAVSVTVQFTDAALANRFTAEGAS; translated from the coding sequence GTGAAGGCGCGCGAGGCGGCGGCCATGGCCCCGGCCTACCCGCAGGTCAACCTGCTGCCGCCCGAGATCCGCGCGGCGCGGACGCTGCGCGGCGTCAAGCGCAACCTCGCGATCAGCCTCGTGCTGGTGCTCGCGGTGTGCGCAACCGGCTTCGGGCTCAGCGCAATGACCGCCTCGACGGCCGCCGCGGAGCTCGCGACCGCGCGGGACGACACTGCGCGGCTCACGGCTGAACAGCAGACCTACGCCGAGGTGCCCCAGGTGCTCTCGTCGCTCGGGACCGCCAAAGCAGCCCGCCAGCTCGCCATGTCCACCGAAGTCCTCTGGAAGGGCTACCTCGACGCAATCACGGCCGTCCTGCCCACCGACGTCAGGATCGAGTCCTACCAGGTGACGGGGGCAACAGCGATGGAGGCCGCTCCTGTCCCGGCGGACCCACTCCAAGGTCAGAGCGTCGGCCAGATCACGTTCACGGGGTCGACCCCGTCGCAGCCCGACACCGCCGCGTGGCTCGACGCCCTCGACTCGATCCCGGGCTTTGCGGATGCGTGGTTCACCGGCGCGACACTCACTGCCAGCGAGTCCGGCGAGTCCTCGTACGCGGTCAGCGTCACGGTGCAGTTCACCGATGCCGCACTAGCGAATCGCTTTACAGCCGAAGGGGCGAGCTGA
- the pilM gene encoding type IV pilus assembly protein PilM, with product MAKAVVIGLDIGTTQVRAAELVFGGGSGGRQTPTLTRYGEVALPLGAVRDGEVEDTAVVGAALRELWAQAKFTSRDVNIGVGNQRVVVRALELPWVPRQQINESLPFQVEELIPMSTDEALLDYYPTGESTGQTGRLLQGMLVAATKDTVQANVLAVLAAGLRPRLVDLSPFALQRALCRGELAEQTVALVEVGARITHVVIVDHGIPKFIRMLPFGGQNITDAVAVAMGISGLEAENLKREVGVGLASTVEDVASADAISSVVQPLIEAIRNTFVYYSGNNPGAGIDVAVLTGGGSQLLGFGQYLASATRLRVTTGDPLASLTIAKTARPDLLVPRSSVLAMPIGLAYGVAA from the coding sequence GTGGCCAAGGCAGTAGTCATCGGTCTCGACATCGGCACGACGCAGGTTCGTGCCGCCGAGCTGGTGTTCGGCGGCGGTTCGGGCGGACGGCAGACGCCCACCCTGACGCGCTACGGCGAGGTGGCGCTGCCGCTCGGCGCGGTGCGTGACGGGGAGGTCGAGGACACGGCGGTCGTCGGCGCGGCGCTGCGCGAGCTCTGGGCGCAGGCGAAGTTCACCTCGCGGGACGTCAACATCGGCGTGGGGAACCAGCGCGTGGTCGTCCGGGCGCTCGAGCTGCCGTGGGTGCCCCGCCAGCAGATCAACGAGTCCCTGCCGTTCCAGGTCGAAGAGCTGATCCCGATGTCGACGGACGAGGCGCTGCTCGACTACTACCCGACGGGAGAGTCGACCGGCCAGACCGGTCGCCTGCTCCAGGGCATGCTGGTCGCGGCGACCAAGGACACCGTCCAGGCGAACGTCCTCGCCGTGCTTGCCGCCGGGCTGCGCCCGCGGCTGGTCGATCTCAGCCCGTTCGCCCTCCAGCGTGCGCTGTGCAGGGGGGAGCTCGCCGAGCAGACGGTCGCGCTCGTCGAGGTGGGCGCCAGGATCACCCACGTCGTCATCGTGGACCACGGCATCCCGAAGTTCATCCGCATGCTGCCGTTCGGCGGCCAGAACATCACGGACGCCGTCGCCGTCGCTATGGGCATCTCCGGCCTCGAGGCCGAGAACCTCAAGCGGGAGGTCGGCGTCGGGCTGGCCAGCACCGTGGAGGACGTCGCCTCGGCGGACGCGATCAGCTCCGTGGTGCAGCCGCTGATCGAGGCGATCCGCAACACGTTTGTCTACTACTCGGGGAACAACCCGGGCGCGGGGATCGATGTCGCGGTGCTGACCGGTGGCGGCTCGCAGCTCCTCGGCTTCGGGCAGTACCTCGCCAGCGCGACCCGGCTGCGGGTCACGACCGGCGACCCGCTCGCGTCCCTCACGATCGCGAAGACGGCCCGGCCAGACCTGCTCGTCCCACGCTCGTCGGTGCTTGCGATGCCGATCGGCCTCGCGTACGGGGTTGCGGCGTGA
- a CDS encoding prepilin peptidase encodes MIVAFLFAVGLVIGSFLNVVVWRVPRAESIVRPPSACPACGHEIRRRDNVPVLSWLNLRGRCRDCRAAISPRYPLVELGTAVLFALVALRFGVSAAALAYLYLAAIGVCLALIDFDTRRLPDAIVLPSYPVLAVLLAVASWGSGDWPALLRALIGGVVLWAAYFLLVVAYPAGMGFGDVKLAGLLGAALAWLGWGELAVGGFAAFLLGGVFSVGLLLSGRANRKSGIPFGPWMLLGAAIGIGFGGAIWTGYLDLVL; translated from the coding sequence GTGATCGTTGCATTCCTTTTCGCGGTGGGTCTGGTCATCGGATCCTTCCTCAACGTCGTGGTCTGGCGGGTGCCGCGCGCGGAGTCGATCGTGCGCCCGCCGAGCGCGTGCCCCGCGTGTGGGCATGAAATCCGGCGCCGGGACAACGTGCCGGTGCTGTCATGGCTGAACCTGCGCGGCCGCTGCCGGGACTGCCGCGCGGCGATCTCGCCGCGGTACCCGCTCGTCGAGCTCGGCACCGCAGTGCTGTTCGCCCTCGTCGCGCTCCGGTTCGGCGTCTCCGCAGCGGCCCTCGCGTACCTGTACCTCGCGGCGATCGGCGTCTGCTTGGCGCTCATCGACTTCGACACGCGCCGCCTGCCCGATGCGATCGTGCTGCCGTCGTACCCCGTGCTCGCCGTGCTGCTAGCCGTTGCGAGCTGGGGATCCGGTGACTGGCCCGCGCTCCTGCGGGCGCTGATCGGCGGGGTCGTGCTCTGGGCGGCCTACTTCCTGCTCGTCGTCGCCTATCCGGCCGGGATGGGGTTCGGGGACGTCAAGCTCGCCGGCCTGCTGGGCGCCGCACTCGCGTGGCTCGGCTGGGGCGAGCTCGCGGTCGGCGGGTTCGCCGCCTTCCTGCTCGGCGGGGTCTTCTCGGTCGGGCTGCTGCTCAGCGGCCGGGCGAACCGCAAGAGCGGGATTCCGTTCGGACCGTGGATGCTGCTCGGCGCCGCAATCGGGATCGGCTTCGGTGGCGCGATCTGGACCGGGTACCTCGATCTGGTCCTGTAG